AATTGCCGGCCATTGTTTACGGACACAAGCAGGACCCTGTCGCGATCACCCTCGACTTCAAAGAAGCAATCAGCCACTTCACCAAGGGCGAGAAGATCTTCCGCCTCGGCTTCGACGGCTCGAAGGAGAAGGACGGCGGCCAGGTCGTCCTGCTCAAGGATCTCCAGTTCGATCACCTCGGCACGAACATCGTTCACGCCGACTTTGCCCGCGTTGATCTCAACGAGCGCATCCGCACCCGTGTTCCGATCCACCTCATCGGTGAGGCGAAAGGACTCAAGACCGCCGGCGCGATCCTGATGCACCCGACAAACGAAGTCGTTGTCGAATGTTTGGTCACCGAGCTGCCCGAGTTCCTGGAAGTCCGCATCGACGAACTCGATGTCGATCAGCAGATCAGC
The DNA window shown above is from Phycisphaeraceae bacterium and carries:
- a CDS encoding 50S ribosomal protein L25 codes for the protein MLQKAPLLKAQNRDKTGSRYCQRIRSSGQLPAIVYGHKQDPVAITLDFKEAISHFTKGEKIFRLGFDGSKEKDGGQVVLLKDLQFDHLGTNIVHADFARVDLNERIRTRVPIHLIGEAKGLKTAGAILMHPTNEVVVECLVTELPEFLEVRIDELDVDQQISASQVKLPSESIKMITDSHAIVAQIVIQQEIVVGEATAAEGGPAEPEVLTAKKAEGEEGAAAAKGAAPAKGAAPAAAGAKAAAPAKDAKPAAGAPKK